From one Culex quinquefasciatus strain JHB chromosome 3, VPISU_Cqui_1.0_pri_paternal, whole genome shotgun sequence genomic stretch:
- the LOC6039492 gene encoding DNA ligase 1 isoform X1, producing MPVNGSNRPPWLKDRVDLVNKNVPPAWAARKNSLTSTPSTAASESTTKETKPAAKADSNEVKTAPILKKPAVASATPKENGETTKTAKLQSKEIKVPIVVQQKKPVPPPLTKPEPMIKNTTPKMTVLREPPKPKPKEPSPESESEEEEEEVEEEEEEEEEEEEGSTEYETETESEEEEKPAPPPVKKPEPPKREPSPPKPKLPVQLKKVSRSPDKTDTDSKSSKSEKSSSPEPKPFFKPPLKKVIRPPSEPKERSTSPEPKGFRVQLRKVPSNLKAPRVKEKLPEVQLKKVEKPLLEDIPKKEEAYPHKPSALRSESSKRIPPPPPMPKSNIPPPPPPPPKLGPPPDFKKDNVSDKQKEVIEKLKKRPRRRPDWSDMMKEVEQGRKLRHVQCNDRSQPIIHSKSITKVKDQFIFETEKAGVHNVLLKEINAGVKLRTVKCNDRSKPNLEGLRKFRRQMTLEEQLAKSESRANLEAPPPDEEEVDEMDDIDKVRDDLQSTKQLLAMELRNNEALERENKRLAQRVSNLEAELSRERWNPMGGEEKTNITGADAELIKSLKGEAVEAQRQSKQLEEKYQTVAKELDTAYKQTEEQKRKIAELERRLQLITDDDFYLNDQKSISSGGHDSHAPRRSSEAAQKESSPELAADEEEEEEEEEDEEKKAEKAAKRLNREVNMLSARLMRLKEKQEEKHAERQALKYAMKTNQYALKNEQKKYKKLQKEVDKMAAMMKLEDEDEDGEEPKEPPPEEPEEEEEEEEEESEEETESESESGSECESVNEAEDAPDEKKKVNLEPRVKRHEGRLASLKKGNYLLQANVDRIKDEINKIREMCCTLQSDLDSVIADLG from the exons ATGCCAGTGAATGGAAGCAATCGTCCACCTTGGTTAAAGGACAGAGTGGACTTGGTGAATAAGAACGTTCCGCCGGCGTGGGCGGCCCGTAAGAACTCACTCACTTCAACGCCATCGACTGCGGCGTCAGAATCCACAACGAAAGAGACTAAACCAGCGGCCAAAGCCGACTCCAACGAAGTCAAAACGGCTCCCATTCTGAAGAAACCGGCCGTTGCCAGTGCAACCCCGAAGGAAAATGGCGAAACTACAAAAACCGCCAAGCTCCAGTCCAAGGAGATCAAAGTTCCGATCGTGGTCCAGCAGAAGAAACCGGTGCCGCCACCCCTCACCAAACCGGAACCCATGATCAAGAACACCACGCCCAAGATGACGGTCCTCCGGGAACCGCCCAAACCCAAGCCGAAGGAACCCTCTCCCGAGTCAGAGTCCGAAGAGGAAGAAGAGGAAGTcgaagaggaggaggaagaggaagaagaagaggAGGAGGGAAGCACCGAATATGAAACGGAAACGGAATCCGAGGAGGAGGAAAAACCCGCTCCTCCTCCAGTGAAGAAACCCGAACCCCCAAAACGGGAACCATCGCCGCCCAAACCAAAACTCCCCGTCCAACTGAAGAAAGTGTCCCGCAGCCCCGACAAAACCGACACCGACAGCAAATCCTCCAAATCGGAAAAATCCTCCTCTCCCGAGCCGAAACCCTTCTTCAAGCCACCCCTCAAGAAGGTCATCCGACCGCCCTCGGAACCAAAGGAGCGCTCGACGTCCCCCGAGCCGAAGGGCTTCCGCGTTCAGCTGCGCAAGGTGCCGTCAAACTTGAAGGCCCCTCGCGTCAAGGAGAAGCTGCCCGAGGTGCAGCTCAAGAAGGTCGAAAAGCCCCTGCTCGAGGACATCCCCAAGAAGGAGGAAGCGTACCCGCACAAACCGTCCGCGCTGCGGTCCGAGAGCAGCAAGAGAA taccgccaccaccaccgatGCCAAAGTCCAACATCCCACCGCCACCTCCACCACCGCCCAAGTTGGGCCCTCCGCCGGACTTCAAAAAGGACAACGTCTCCGACAAGCAGAAAGAGGTCATCGAAAAGCTCAA AAAACGACCACGCAGACGACCGGACTGGTCCGACATGATGAAAGAGGTGGAGCAGGGTAGAAAGCTACGTCACGTTCAATGCAATGATAG GTCACAGCCGATCATACACTCCAAGTCCATCACCAAGGTCAAGGATCAGTTTATCTTCGAGACGGAGAAGGCAGGGGTCCACAACGTGTTGCTCAAGGAAATCAACGCCGGCGTCAAGTTGCGAACCGTCAAGTGTAACGACCGCAGCAAACCGAACCTCGAAGGTCTGCGCAAGTTCCGCCGCCAGATGACGCTGGAAGAGCAGCTCGCCAAGTCGGAGTCCCGAGCAAACCTGGAAGCCCCACCCCCAGACGAGGAGGAGGTCGACGAAATGGACGACATCGACAAGGTACGGGACGACCTCCAGAGTACAAAGCAGCTGCTGGCGATGGAACTGCGCAACAACGAAGCCCTGGAGCGGGAAAACAAACGGTTGGCCCAGCGCGTCTCTAACCTCGAGGCCGAGCTGTCCCGCGAGCGCTGGAACCCGATGGGCGGCGAGGAGAAGACCAACATTACCGGGGCGGACGCCGAGCTGATCAAGTCGCTGAAGGGCGAAGCGGTCGAGGCCCAGCGGCAGTCCAAGCAGCTCGAGGAAAAGTACCAAACCGTGGCCAAGGAGCTGGACACGGCCTACAAGCAGACCGAGGAGCAGAAGCGCAAGATTGCCGAGCTGGAGCGCCGGTTGCAG TTGATAACGGACGATGACTTCTATTTGAATGATCAAAAG AGCATTTCGTCCGGCGGCCACGATAGCCACGCACCGCGCCGCTCCAGCGAGGCCGCCCAGAAGGAAAGCTCGCCGGAGCTGGCCGCcgacgaggaggaggaagaagaggaggaggaggacgaggaAAAGAAGGCCGAGAAGGCGGCCAAGAGGCTGAACCGCGAGGTCAACATGCTGTCGGCACGACTGATGAGGCTGAAGGAGAAGCAAGAGGAGAAGCACGCCGAACGGCAGGCGCTCAAGTACGCCATGAAGACGAACCAGTACGCGCTCAA AAACGAACAGAAAAAGTACAAGAAGCTGCAGAAGGAGGTCGACAAGATGGCTGCAATGATGAAACTGGAGGACGAGGACGAGGACGGAGAGGAACCGAAGGAACCTCCGCCGGAGGAACCGGAAGAGGAagaagaggaggaggaagaggagtcTGAGGAGGAGACCGAGTCCGAGTCGGAGTCGGGCAGCGAGTGCGAGAGTGTCAACGAAGCTGAG GACGCACCCGACGAGAAGAAGAAGGTCAATCTGGAACCCCGGGTTAAGCGGCACGAGGGTCGGCTGGCGTCGCTCAAGAAGGGCAACTACTTGCTGCAGGCCAACGTGGACCGGATCAAGGacgaaatcaacaaaattagGGAAATGTGCTGTACACTTCAATCAGACTTGGACTCAGTTATTGCAGATTTAGGATAG
- the LOC6039492 gene encoding DNA ligase 1 isoform X2, protein MPVNGSNRPPWLKDRVDLVNKNVPPAWAARKNSLTSTPSTAASESTTKETKPAAKADSNEVKTAPILKKPAVASATPKENGETTKTAKLQSKEIKVPIVVQQKKPVPPPLTKPEPMIKNTTPKMTVLREPPKPKPKEPSPESESEEEEEEVEEEEEEEEEEEEGSTEYETETESEEEEKPAPPPVKKPEPPKREPSPPKPKLPVQLKKVSRSPDKTDTDSKSSKSEKSSSPEPKPFFKPPLKKVIRPPSEPKERSTSPEPKGFRVQLRKVPSNLKAPRVKEKLPEVQLKKVEKPLLEDIPKKEEAYPHKPSALRSESSKRIPPPPPMPKSNIPPPPPPPPKLGPPPDFKKDNVSDKQKEVIEKLKKRPRRRPDWSDMMKEVEQGRKLRHVQCNDRSQPIIHSKSITKVKDQFIFETEKAGVHNVLLKEINAGVKLRTVKCNDRSKPNLEGLRKFRRQMTLEEQLAKSESRANLEAPPPDEEEVDEMDDIDKVRDDLQSTKQLLAMELRNNEALERENKRLAQRVSNLEAELSRERWNPMGGEEKTNITGADAELIKSLKGEAVEAQRQSKQLEEKYQTVAKELDTAYKQTEEQKRKIAELERRLQSISSGGHDSHAPRRSSEAAQKESSPELAADEEEEEEEEEDEEKKAEKAAKRLNREVNMLSARLMRLKEKQEEKHAERQALKYAMKTNQYALKNEQKKYKKLQKEVDKMAAMMKLEDEDEDGEEPKEPPPEEPEEEEEEEEEESEEETESESESGSECESVNEAEDAPDEKKKVNLEPRVKRHEGRLASLKKGNYLLQANVDRIKDEINKIREMCCTLQSDLDSVIADLG, encoded by the exons ATGCCAGTGAATGGAAGCAATCGTCCACCTTGGTTAAAGGACAGAGTGGACTTGGTGAATAAGAACGTTCCGCCGGCGTGGGCGGCCCGTAAGAACTCACTCACTTCAACGCCATCGACTGCGGCGTCAGAATCCACAACGAAAGAGACTAAACCAGCGGCCAAAGCCGACTCCAACGAAGTCAAAACGGCTCCCATTCTGAAGAAACCGGCCGTTGCCAGTGCAACCCCGAAGGAAAATGGCGAAACTACAAAAACCGCCAAGCTCCAGTCCAAGGAGATCAAAGTTCCGATCGTGGTCCAGCAGAAGAAACCGGTGCCGCCACCCCTCACCAAACCGGAACCCATGATCAAGAACACCACGCCCAAGATGACGGTCCTCCGGGAACCGCCCAAACCCAAGCCGAAGGAACCCTCTCCCGAGTCAGAGTCCGAAGAGGAAGAAGAGGAAGTcgaagaggaggaggaagaggaagaagaagaggAGGAGGGAAGCACCGAATATGAAACGGAAACGGAATCCGAGGAGGAGGAAAAACCCGCTCCTCCTCCAGTGAAGAAACCCGAACCCCCAAAACGGGAACCATCGCCGCCCAAACCAAAACTCCCCGTCCAACTGAAGAAAGTGTCCCGCAGCCCCGACAAAACCGACACCGACAGCAAATCCTCCAAATCGGAAAAATCCTCCTCTCCCGAGCCGAAACCCTTCTTCAAGCCACCCCTCAAGAAGGTCATCCGACCGCCCTCGGAACCAAAGGAGCGCTCGACGTCCCCCGAGCCGAAGGGCTTCCGCGTTCAGCTGCGCAAGGTGCCGTCAAACTTGAAGGCCCCTCGCGTCAAGGAGAAGCTGCCCGAGGTGCAGCTCAAGAAGGTCGAAAAGCCCCTGCTCGAGGACATCCCCAAGAAGGAGGAAGCGTACCCGCACAAACCGTCCGCGCTGCGGTCCGAGAGCAGCAAGAGAA taccgccaccaccaccgatGCCAAAGTCCAACATCCCACCGCCACCTCCACCACCGCCCAAGTTGGGCCCTCCGCCGGACTTCAAAAAGGACAACGTCTCCGACAAGCAGAAAGAGGTCATCGAAAAGCTCAA AAAACGACCACGCAGACGACCGGACTGGTCCGACATGATGAAAGAGGTGGAGCAGGGTAGAAAGCTACGTCACGTTCAATGCAATGATAG GTCACAGCCGATCATACACTCCAAGTCCATCACCAAGGTCAAGGATCAGTTTATCTTCGAGACGGAGAAGGCAGGGGTCCACAACGTGTTGCTCAAGGAAATCAACGCCGGCGTCAAGTTGCGAACCGTCAAGTGTAACGACCGCAGCAAACCGAACCTCGAAGGTCTGCGCAAGTTCCGCCGCCAGATGACGCTGGAAGAGCAGCTCGCCAAGTCGGAGTCCCGAGCAAACCTGGAAGCCCCACCCCCAGACGAGGAGGAGGTCGACGAAATGGACGACATCGACAAGGTACGGGACGACCTCCAGAGTACAAAGCAGCTGCTGGCGATGGAACTGCGCAACAACGAAGCCCTGGAGCGGGAAAACAAACGGTTGGCCCAGCGCGTCTCTAACCTCGAGGCCGAGCTGTCCCGCGAGCGCTGGAACCCGATGGGCGGCGAGGAGAAGACCAACATTACCGGGGCGGACGCCGAGCTGATCAAGTCGCTGAAGGGCGAAGCGGTCGAGGCCCAGCGGCAGTCCAAGCAGCTCGAGGAAAAGTACCAAACCGTGGCCAAGGAGCTGGACACGGCCTACAAGCAGACCGAGGAGCAGAAGCGCAAGATTGCCGAGCTGGAGCGCCGGTTGCAG AGCATTTCGTCCGGCGGCCACGATAGCCACGCACCGCGCCGCTCCAGCGAGGCCGCCCAGAAGGAAAGCTCGCCGGAGCTGGCCGCcgacgaggaggaggaagaagaggaggaggaggacgaggaAAAGAAGGCCGAGAAGGCGGCCAAGAGGCTGAACCGCGAGGTCAACATGCTGTCGGCACGACTGATGAGGCTGAAGGAGAAGCAAGAGGAGAAGCACGCCGAACGGCAGGCGCTCAAGTACGCCATGAAGACGAACCAGTACGCGCTCAA AAACGAACAGAAAAAGTACAAGAAGCTGCAGAAGGAGGTCGACAAGATGGCTGCAATGATGAAACTGGAGGACGAGGACGAGGACGGAGAGGAACCGAAGGAACCTCCGCCGGAGGAACCGGAAGAGGAagaagaggaggaggaagaggagtcTGAGGAGGAGACCGAGTCCGAGTCGGAGTCGGGCAGCGAGTGCGAGAGTGTCAACGAAGCTGAG GACGCACCCGACGAGAAGAAGAAGGTCAATCTGGAACCCCGGGTTAAGCGGCACGAGGGTCGGCTGGCGTCGCTCAAGAAGGGCAACTACTTGCTGCAGGCCAACGTGGACCGGATCAAGGacgaaatcaacaaaattagGGAAATGTGCTGTACACTTCAATCAGACTTGGACTCAGTTATTGCAGATTTAGGATAG
- the LOC6039487 gene encoding solute carrier family 35 member G1 produces MPEHLELQQLVGGVLQGGVRHHSLSWLTCTCPYLGLILATVSSLFFSLCSVIVKGLVDINPIELATFRFIGVLLPSIPIAIYKEESLFPRGKRIILVLRCFVGTTGLMLSFYAFRHMPLADASVIIFSTPVFVALFARLFLRESCGMFNVITIVLTLIGVVLISRPSTLFGEGAASSMADEQVVETSYDVWGPVAALSSTLFSANAYVLLRALKGLHYSVIMTNFGAFALVYTLIVCYYLGALCWPLCGTDRLLVIALALFSFGGQILLTLALQFEQAGPVAIARSADIVFAFIWQIMFFKETPTLYSVMGALLVVSSVLLSGLRKWALALPRDSDLRKRLKFLFLE; encoded by the exons ATGCCCGAACACCTGGAACTGCAACAACTGGTGGGGGGCGTCCTTCAGGGTGGCGTCCGGCACCACTCTCTGTCGTGGCTGACCTGTACGTGCCCCTACTTGGGGCTCATTCTGGCCACCGTGTCTTCGCTGTTCTTCTCGCTGTGCTCGGTGATTGTGAAGGGGCTGGTTGATATTAATCCGATTGAGTTGGCGACCTTTAG ATTCATCGGAGTCCTGCTGCCGTCGATCCCGATCGCCATCTACAAGGAGGAGAGTCTGTTCCCGCGAGGTAAGCGAATCATTCTGGTGCTGCGATGCTTCGTCGGTACGACCGGGCTCATGTTGAGCTTTTACGCCTTTCGGCACATGCCGCTGGCGGACGCGTCCGTTATCATCTTTTCGACGCCCGTCTTTGTGGCCCTTTTTGCGCGTCTTTTCCTGCGCGAGTCGTGCGGAATGTTCAATGTGATAACGATCGTGCTAACGCTCATCGGAGTGGTGCTCATTTCGAGGCCGTCGACGCTGTTTGGCGAGGGGGCGGCGAGTAGTATGGCCGACGAGCAGGTCGTCGAGACCAGCTACGATGTGTGGGGACCGGTGGCGGCCCTCTCGTCAACGCTGTTCAGCGCAAACGCTTACGTACTGCTGCGAGCCCTCAAAGGCCTGCACTACTCGGTGATCATGACCAACTTTGGTGCGTTCGCGTTGGTTTACACCCTCATCGTTTGCTACTATTTGGGAGCACTGTGTTGGCCACTGTGTGGTACCGATCGGCTCCTCGTAATCGCCCTGGCCCTGTTCAGCTTTGGAGGTCAAATCCTCCTCACGCTGGCGCTTCAGTTTGAGCAGGCCGGTCCCGTAGCGATCGCCCGCTCCGCCGACATTGTGTTTGCCTTCATCTGGCAGATCATGTTCTTCAAGGAGACGCCCACGCTCTACTCGGTGATGGGCGCACTGCTCGTCGTCAGCTCCGTGCTCCTCTCCGGGCTGCGAAAGTGGGCACTCGCCCTGCCCAGGGATTCGGATTTGAGGAAACGGTTAAAATTTCTGTTTCTAGAATAA